The following proteins are co-located in the Delphinus delphis chromosome 5, mDelDel1.2, whole genome shotgun sequence genome:
- the APELA gene encoding apelin receptor early endogenous ligand: protein MRLQQFFFLFLVFMMSLLLTPGQRPANLAMRRKLHRYNCLQRRCMPLHSRVPFP from the exons ATGAGATTGCaacaattcttttttctgtttcttgtttttatgaTGAGTCTTCTACTTACCCCCGGACAGAGACCAG ctaatTTGGCAATGAGAAGAAAATTGCACAGGTACAACTGCCTTCAGAGGAGATGTATGCCTCTGCATTCACGAGTGCCCTTCCCCTGA